A stretch of Aerococcaceae bacterium zg-252 DNA encodes these proteins:
- a CDS encoding carbohydrate binding domain-containing protein yields MQIKINQRDAPALEFKDGRYYYTFTATEETSSVDIFSDCLGDTQFKKIQIEKSSEMTSFAPPEVYEGNLSGIFKDLKEINLEMKDTESDFWGKIKLNARGMLEEYHNGTLSAEFMKTASGIEQRLRNALSQSENRFTSTADGIRRDLTNVDGRINSVTSTVDGYKQTLISTQAKVDNLKIGGRNLFLKTKDFGGEWFNKGDWTIDAETYQGLVVKKRSGLWQGISQAVPVKVGEVYTFSTYVKTDKTDETIRFYSTHNGTGNPATTDVSTKILPVSDEWQRVNVTFKVTKSGNISPRLERTNEGTIWVAGLKLERGSIATDWTPAPEDLVSGSDFTTYKNEVTETAEGLTRRIEATDGRVNQITETVDGFKREITNSVTGRINTVIETVNGVKREIKSSVDDSLSEMTQNINGFKRLVQDAEKNHSQLAQTVSGLESTVNNNQKNMTSRITQLAGLIDQKVARGDLEGIIRNSGDSIWLAVRDRVTTAAGNSKMSGREIINAINVTTGGTLIRSGDNKLMVTPTTTFIQNGTIKSAMIDTLDASKITTGTLNAANVRVINLDAANITTGNLNTRIVNAIRLNANQITSGSLSSEIVKAIRLNANQITTGSLSAEVVNTIRLNANQITGNRAELISAGFNAVNASLQLDGSGIYAKDNAGNYARMTGLPEFKTYGIDNTSLTMTKGQLQFEWGNKPVFAIGNNVVKDGSGILLEKNAWFNVMQKSDLTVATDEYYTVQSGDSPIGILERRFKNFNASRWNESAAEFKRINGWGYAWPTLHPGDKVKIKEGSKTVLGKEHIRYVFRTETTDNGVVVFNYRIDAVGGLHQASDRRIKHDIYDTQVHAISEIEALKFKEFKMNQDNRYVDIGLIAQESGKLRHKGETESIDLHRAVMLALKGIQELNEKVEQLNGRTKN; encoded by the coding sequence ATGCAAATAAAAATTAATCAACGAGATGCGCCTGCTTTAGAATTTAAAGACGGGCGCTATTATTATACGTTCACAGCAACAGAAGAAACATCGAGTGTGGATATTTTTTCCGATTGCTTGGGAGATACTCAATTCAAGAAGATCCAGATTGAGAAGAGTTCAGAGATGACGAGCTTTGCGCCGCCTGAAGTTTATGAAGGAAATTTGTCGGGAATCTTTAAAGATTTAAAAGAAATTAATCTTGAGATGAAAGACACCGAGAGTGATTTTTGGGGCAAGATTAAACTGAATGCACGAGGAATGTTAGAAGAATATCATAACGGGACGTTGTCAGCTGAATTTATGAAAACGGCGAGTGGTATTGAACAACGGCTGCGTAATGCGTTATCGCAGTCGGAAAATCGTTTTACTTCCACAGCGGACGGAATACGTAGAGATTTAACAAACGTTGACGGGCGGATTAATTCGGTGACTTCGACCGTAGATGGGTACAAGCAAACATTAATCAGCACGCAAGCGAAAGTCGATAATCTGAAGATTGGTGGACGGAATCTGTTTCTTAAAACGAAAGATTTCGGCGGAGAATGGTTTAACAAAGGCGATTGGACAATCGATGCAGAAACGTATCAAGGATTGGTTGTTAAAAAACGTAGTGGCTTGTGGCAGGGGATTTCGCAGGCTGTGCCAGTGAAAGTGGGCGAAGTATACACTTTTAGTACCTATGTAAAAACGGATAAAACAGATGAAACAATTAGATTTTATTCAACTCATAACGGCACAGGAAATCCAGCAACGACAGATGTTTCTACTAAGATTTTGCCTGTTTCAGATGAATGGCAACGTGTCAATGTGACGTTCAAAGTGACGAAATCAGGAAATATCTCACCGCGCCTTGAACGGACCAACGAGGGGACGATATGGGTTGCTGGATTGAAATTGGAGCGTGGCAGTATCGCGACTGACTGGACACCAGCACCAGAAGACTTAGTGAGTGGTAGTGATTTCACTACATACAAAAACGAAGTCACAGAAACAGCCGAGGGGCTCACAAGACGTATTGAAGCGACAGACGGTCGTGTGAATCAAATTACTGAAACTGTAGACGGCTTTAAACGTGAGATTACGAATTCGGTAACTGGTAGGATTAATACTGTGATTGAAACTGTGAATGGCGTTAAACGTGAAATTAAAAGTTCTGTAGACGATAGTCTTAGTGAGATGACCCAGAACATCAATGGGTTTAAACGACTTGTTCAAGATGCGGAAAAGAATCATTCTCAGTTAGCGCAAACGGTTAGTGGTTTGGAATCTACCGTTAATAATAATCAAAAAAATATGACCAGCCGTATCACGCAATTGGCAGGTTTGATTGACCAGAAAGTTGCACGTGGCGATTTAGAAGGTATCATTCGCAACAGCGGTGATTCGATTTGGTTAGCAGTTCGTGATAGAGTAACCACTGCAGCAGGTAACTCAAAAATGAGCGGTAGAGAAATCATCAATGCGATTAATGTGACGACAGGTGGCACGTTGATTCGTTCTGGTGATAACAAGCTCATGGTAACACCAACGACTACCTTTATTCAAAATGGGACGATTAAGTCCGCAATGATTGATACGTTGGATGCTAGTAAGATTACAACAGGCACGTTGAATGCAGCAAATGTCCGTGTGATTAATTTGGATGCTGCGAATATCACAACAGGTAATTTAAATACAAGAATTGTGAATGCGATTCGTTTAAATGCCAATCAAATAACGTCTGGAAGTTTAAGTTCGGAAATTGTGAAAGCAATTCGGTTGAATGCCAATCAGATAACGACGGGTTCGTTAAGTGCAGAGGTTGTGAATACGATTCGATTGAATGCGAATCAAATAACGGGTAACCGAGCAGAGTTGATTTCAGCCGGTTTCAATGCAGTGAACGCTAGCCTTCAGTTGGACGGTTCAGGAATCTATGCAAAAGATAATGCAGGAAATTACGCACGTATGACGGGATTACCGGAGTTTAAAACTTACGGAATTGACAATACGTCTTTGACGATGACAAAAGGGCAACTTCAATTCGAATGGGGCAATAAGCCAGTGTTCGCTATCGGAAATAATGTTGTTAAAGACGGTTCGGGTATTCTCTTAGAAAAAAACGCATGGTTTAACGTTATGCAGAAGTCGGATTTAACCGTTGCGACAGACGAATATTACACCGTGCAGAGTGGTGATAGTCCGATTGGAATATTGGAACGGCGTTTCAAAAACTTTAATGCGTCACGATGGAACGAATCCGCAGCTGAATTTAAGCGAATTAACGGTTGGGGTTATGCATGGCCAACGTTACATCCTGGCGACAAAGTGAAGATTAAAGAAGGTTCAAAGACGGTTCTTGGTAAAGAACATATCAGATATGTGTTTAGGACAGAGACGACCGATAATGGTGTTGTGGTGTTTAATTACCGTATTGACGCAGTTGGAGGTTTACATCAAGCATCGGATAGACGGATTAAGCACGATATTTACGATACGCAAGTACATGCGATATCAGAAATTGAAGCATTAAAGTTCAAAGAGTTCAAAATGAATCAAGATAATCGTTATGTGGATATTGGACTTATTGCTCAAGAATCAGGAAAATTGCGGCATAAAGGCGAAACAGAATCCATTGATTTACATAGGGCAGTGATGTTGGCGCTGAAAGGCATTCAAGAATTAAATGAAAAGGTGGAACAATTAAATGGAAGAACAAAAAATTAG
- a CDS encoding phage tail family protein translates to MAYFKFNGVSSKDMGLRIMNQVVSESTGRDIERVQVPGRDGDLLLSNNRLKSVEKSFPCKLIVKDNLTVAGEKISQWLLVDGYKDLELSWDANYLYKAAFIETFAIEEILRQFGEVKLNFLVYPVKFLKTSLVSKSVRNGEVINNSGNMKAKPIIKLVGNGECVLTINNRKTKVINVQNNLVLDMQKNMVYSGAVTAAWDKVVRSPEYTLPYLDVGSNTISWTGNFTVEMTTYVGVKL, encoded by the coding sequence ATGGCATATTTTAAATTTAATGGCGTTTCAAGCAAGGATATGGGACTGAGAATCATGAATCAAGTGGTTAGTGAATCAACTGGCCGTGACATCGAACGAGTCCAGGTGCCGGGAAGAGATGGCGACCTGTTATTAAGTAATAATCGTCTAAAGTCGGTTGAAAAGTCCTTTCCCTGCAAATTAATTGTCAAAGATAACTTAACCGTGGCTGGTGAAAAAATCAGCCAGTGGTTACTTGTTGATGGTTATAAAGACCTTGAATTGTCTTGGGATGCTAATTATTTATATAAAGCAGCTTTTATTGAAACCTTTGCGATTGAAGAGATATTGCGACAATTCGGTGAAGTAAAGCTTAATTTTTTAGTTTATCCGGTTAAGTTTTTGAAGACTAGCTTGGTGTCAAAGAGCGTTCGAAATGGTGAAGTCATCAATAATTCAGGTAATATGAAAGCTAAGCCGATTATTAAGTTAGTTGGTAATGGAGAATGTGTGTTAACGATTAATAATCGTAAGACGAAAGTGATTAATGTTCAAAATAATTTGGTACTAGATATGCAGAAAAATATGGTGTATTCCGGAGCGGTCACTGCTGCTTGGGATAAAGTGGTACGTTCTCCAGAATATACGCTGCCTTACTTGGATGTAGGAAGTAACACTATTTCTTGGACTGGAAATTTTACGGTTGAAATGACGACGTATGTAGGAGTGAAATTATGA
- a CDS encoding phage holin family protein — protein MEFNSLPMQPIITLFCLMIGYVIKHTPRTDRLNGYIPVFVLIIGCIMGGIIEPSLTGVVYGGFSGLASTGLHQAFKQRIGVE, from the coding sequence ATGGAGTTTAACAGTTTACCAATGCAGCCAATTATTACGCTATTTTGTTTGATGATTGGTTATGTTATTAAGCATACACCACGCACAGATAGATTAAATGGCTATATTCCTGTATTTGTTTTAATTATAGGATGTATCATGGGTGGTATTATTGAACCGTCCTTGACAGGTGTGGTGTACGGTGGGTTTAGCGGTTTAGCGTCTACTGGGTTGCATCAGGCGTTTAAGCAACGTATTGGGGTAGAGTAG
- a CDS encoding glucosaminidase domain-containing protein, which yields MFETIVELIIKHARNIYPSVSIAQFILESGLKPDSGSLSKLADAPNYNLFGIKTHDGYKGKVAVFNTQEDDGTGKLYTIKAKFRAYDSHEDSVIHHEAMFDTEFSKTYYAYVLSAKSAREQAGYLEGTYATDTRYEEKLIELIDKYNLEKYDTNFRKGEGVMSKALKAIEWFESKKGKVTYSMDYRNGPNSYDCSSSVYSALIYAGILPRNTWLGNTETLYALEGKLLIPISRSEIRKGDLFVSGVKGQSLGSGGHTGMVYSPTQIIHCNYYDNGITITQIDGRSGTPLHFYRIKDSGSSADYKTIAPTTYECTIDSLRVHSDTIGTASVVDTLKKGDTKIIDRIYTANGYEWASYISYKGDRRYFPVKTTDGKRVFAQVASTQTKLPDKPAATISQETGKAKVLDDDYDLVINGVEWKLVRK from the coding sequence TTGTTTGAAACAATCGTTGAATTAATCATTAAACACGCAAGGAATATTTATCCTAGCGTGTCGATAGCGCAATTTATACTTGAAAGCGGATTGAAGCCAGATAGTGGTTCACTATCTAAATTAGCAGATGCACCGAATTATAATTTATTTGGTATTAAAACACATGACGGATACAAAGGAAAAGTAGCTGTATTTAATACACAAGAAGATGACGGTACAGGGAAGTTGTATACAATTAAGGCAAAATTCAGAGCGTATGATAGTCATGAGGATTCTGTTATCCACCACGAAGCAATGTTTGATACAGAATTTAGCAAAACGTATTATGCGTACGTGTTAAGTGCAAAATCAGCTAGGGAGCAAGCAGGGTATTTAGAAGGTACTTATGCGACTGATACAAGGTACGAAGAAAAATTAATTGAATTAATAGATAAATACAACTTAGAGAAATATGACACTAATTTTAGAAAGGGTGAAGGAGTAATGAGTAAAGCATTAAAAGCCATTGAATGGTTTGAAAGTAAAAAAGGTAAAGTAACGTATTCAATGGATTATCGAAATGGTCCAAATAGCTATGACTGTTCGTCATCAGTTTATTCTGCATTGATTTATGCTGGTATTCTTCCACGAAATACATGGTTAGGGAATACTGAAACCTTGTATGCGTTGGAAGGCAAGCTGTTGATACCGATTAGTCGTAGTGAGATTAGAAAAGGAGACTTGTTTGTTTCTGGTGTAAAAGGTCAGTCACTAGGTAGTGGTGGGCATACTGGAATGGTGTACAGTCCTACGCAAATTATCCACTGCAATTATTATGATAATGGTATTACGATTACGCAAATTGACGGTAGAAGTGGAACACCATTGCATTTTTACCGGATAAAAGATAGCGGCTCATCTGCTGATTATAAAACGATTGCACCGACCACATATGAATGTACTATCGACAGTTTGCGTGTTCATTCTGATACGATTGGCACAGCGTCTGTTGTGGATACGTTGAAGAAAGGTGATACTAAAATCATTGACCGTATTTATACAGCGAATGGTTACGAATGGGCTAGTTATATTTCCTATAAAGGTGATAGACGTTATTTCCCAGTTAAAACAACTGACGGTAAGCGAGTATTTGCACAAGTAGCGAGTACACAAACAAAATTACCAGATAAGCCAGCTGCCACAATTTCGCAAGAGACTGGTAAAGCCAAGGTGTTGGATGATGATTATGACTTAGTGATTAATGGTGTGGAGTGGAAGTTGGTTAGGAAGTAG
- a CDS encoding phage tail protein has product MKPILFNANEKTFTTYGLGEIDAISAVVTRERNGNYSLYMEYPINGEMASIFEKEMKVKADAGVRTKNQTFEISRIIKDTSSRKIKIHAKHISHKTEHLAVKVNAKVNGDATAALVAWKNNLIGDFQFDVWSDITTVNSTQWNVQNIQNARLALGGASGSILDVWGGEYEFDNTTIKLHKELGRKTPTVLEYGRNILSAEADIDIESTYTAIYPYTIYTTQESNEEKIITLPELIIEGAFANNFANKRILTVDFSTSFKENETPTEEKLRKLAQRYVKNNRIGEPKIKTKISYIDLSTTLDYADMKIMEEVELCDRLPIYYPTIGITSDNAKVNTIEYDVLLERNISVEIGSVGTSLRSAIADDVATRLNQIENSVKKQSQAELPPYLINGKGNRIWFSTPDPNMEHKVDDIWFEQNGKYTRMKRWNGEMWEVLIDTETFELELAKKFKQVEDHLKTTEAEIEKIHARNEEELEKFREELKSLDLSEEKIEAITKKINLELLDFDALKSQIESVRESSRVNAEMIGNDGKPRYSKNILIGEVDRKLLFTDDHITIEANDGGFKKGQTYTISFEALCELLAKAKVNFNFGREAVRGVTITLTPSSSKLTTVQTGSKTVDVLPGDYTVLMTSGWYKRYSQEVRIEKDTTIDILTEYREIAEGNRTMAYQGEWSENPELILDGGVS; this is encoded by the coding sequence ATGAAACCTATCTTATTCAATGCTAATGAAAAAACATTTACTACGTATGGCTTAGGCGAAATAGATGCGATTTCTGCAGTCGTTACGAGAGAACGAAACGGTAATTATTCACTCTATATGGAGTATCCGATTAATGGTGAAATGGCGAGTATTTTCGAAAAAGAGATGAAAGTTAAAGCCGATGCGGGAGTTCGTACGAAGAATCAAACGTTCGAAATCAGCCGGATTATCAAAGATACTTCTAGCCGTAAAATCAAGATACACGCTAAACATATCAGTCATAAGACAGAACATTTAGCGGTAAAAGTGAATGCAAAAGTGAATGGTGATGCAACGGCTGCTTTAGTAGCGTGGAAAAATAATTTAATTGGTGATTTTCAGTTTGATGTATGGTCAGATATTACAACGGTTAATAGTACGCAGTGGAATGTTCAAAACATTCAAAACGCTCGATTAGCCCTAGGTGGTGCATCGGGTTCTATCCTTGATGTATGGGGTGGCGAGTATGAATTTGATAATACGACGATTAAACTTCATAAAGAATTAGGAAGAAAAACACCGACTGTATTGGAGTATGGACGGAATATTCTTTCTGCTGAAGCGGATATTGATATCGAATCAACCTATACCGCTATCTATCCTTACACTATTTATACGACTCAAGAAAGTAACGAAGAGAAAATCATTACTTTGCCAGAATTGATTATCGAAGGGGCTTTTGCGAATAATTTTGCTAATAAACGTATTTTAACTGTTGACTTCTCAACAAGTTTCAAAGAAAACGAAACACCTACTGAAGAGAAGCTACGGAAGTTAGCGCAGCGATATGTTAAAAATAATCGTATTGGTGAGCCTAAGATTAAGACGAAAATTTCTTATATCGATTTATCAACTACCTTAGATTATGCAGATATGAAGATTATGGAAGAAGTCGAACTGTGTGACAGATTACCAATTTATTATCCAACAATTGGGATTACGTCTGATAATGCAAAAGTAAATACGATTGAATATGACGTATTGCTTGAACGCAATATTTCTGTTGAGATTGGTTCAGTGGGCACAAGTTTACGAAGTGCGATTGCAGATGACGTGGCAACTCGACTAAATCAGATTGAGAATAGCGTGAAGAAGCAATCGCAGGCGGAGCTACCGCCTTATTTAATTAACGGTAAAGGAAATCGTATTTGGTTTAGCACACCAGATCCTAATATGGAGCATAAAGTTGATGATATTTGGTTTGAACAAAACGGTAAGTATACTCGAATGAAACGCTGGAACGGAGAGATGTGGGAAGTCCTTATAGATACTGAAACATTCGAACTTGAACTAGCTAAGAAATTTAAACAAGTCGAAGACCACCTAAAAACCACCGAAGCCGAAATAGAGAAAATCCACGCACGTAACGAAGAAGAGTTAGAAAAGTTCCGTGAAGAATTGAAATCGTTGGACTTATCAGAAGAAAAAATTGAAGCAATCACTAAGAAAATCAATTTGGAGTTACTAGATTTTGATGCGTTGAAATCACAAATCGAATCGGTGAGAGAGTCCAGTCGTGTCAATGCTGAAATGATTGGTAATGACGGAAAGCCTCGTTACAGTAAGAATATTCTTATCGGAGAGGTTGACCGTAAATTATTATTTACAGATGACCATATTACGATAGAGGCTAATGACGGTGGATTTAAGAAGGGACAGACGTATACGATATCGTTTGAAGCGTTGTGTGAATTGTTAGCGAAAGCGAAAGTTAACTTTAACTTTGGTCGAGAAGCAGTGCGTGGTGTGACGATAACGTTAACGCCAAGTTCAAGCAAGCTGACGACTGTTCAAACAGGCAGTAAGACGGTTGATGTATTGCCTGGTGACTACACTGTTTTGATGACGTCAGGCTGGTATAAACGATATTCGCAAGAGGTGCGAATTGAAAAAGATACTACGATTGATATTTTAACAGAGTATCGTGAAATAGCCGAAGGAAATCGAACTATGGCGTATCAAGGCGAGTGGTCAGAAAATCCAGAATTAATATTAGACGGAGGTGTAAGTTAA
- a CDS encoding DUF4300 family protein — MNKVAKLSLCIAALLLLGGCSQEQKQANQETTVVSTSQETGQSVATYTNLDSKSSVEEVKTLLSAHLDKESVESFFKLVNEYNEIVNSVGLQGEFAPFIKTEYDVETISKLWNAKHSDFVGTNCRINSYVLLKNNIEIPKITKDDALLFIDNDAIDNGKLFSAEDKEDFNRLFSRVQTEKTTDVSIHAAKMEQFLSQFKFSDNARMLSVVLHDNLDGESLFIGHVGVLVPMNDGFLFVEKLSFEEPYQAIKFKTKEDCYQYLLTKYADYTGEGLAKPFIMDNNKWVH, encoded by the coding sequence ATGAACAAAGTTGCCAAACTAAGTCTTTGTATCGCAGCACTTTTATTACTAGGTGGTTGTTCACAGGAACAAAAACAGGCGAATCAAGAAACAACAGTAGTGAGTACATCGCAAGAAACAGGACAGTCGGTTGCGACTTATACCAATTTAGATAGCAAGAGTAGTGTGGAAGAAGTGAAAACATTATTGTCTGCACATTTGGATAAAGAGAGTGTGGAATCATTCTTTAAATTAGTCAATGAGTACAACGAAATCGTCAATTCGGTTGGTTTACAGGGAGAGTTTGCTCCTTTTATTAAAACAGAGTACGATGTTGAAACAATAAGTAAATTATGGAATGCCAAGCATAGTGATTTTGTAGGTACAAACTGTCGGATTAACTCGTATGTCTTATTGAAAAACAACATTGAAATTCCTAAAATTACAAAAGATGATGCACTGCTTTTTATTGATAATGATGCCATTGATAATGGAAAATTGTTTAGTGCTGAAGACAAAGAAGACTTTAATCGCTTGTTCTCAAGAGTGCAAACAGAAAAGACGACAGATGTGAGCATTCATGCAGCAAAAATGGAGCAATTTCTGTCGCAATTCAAGTTTAGCGATAATGCAAGAATGTTGTCGGTTGTTTTACATGATAACTTAGACGGAGAATCGCTTTTTATTGGGCATGTTGGTGTATTAGTTCCAATGAATGACGGATTTCTATTTGTAGAGAAACTTTCCTTTGAAGAGCCGTATCAAGCCATTAAATTTAAAACTAAAGAAGATTGTTACCAGTATTTGTTGACGAAATATGCAGATTATACAGGTGAGGGATTAGCTAAACCGTTTATTATGGATAATAATAAATGGGTGCACTGA